In Sinorhizobium numidicum, the following proteins share a genomic window:
- the queC gene encoding 7-cyano-7-deazaguanine synthase QueC, translating to MKTIVICSGGLDSVSLAHKVAAEHQLLGLLSFDYGQRHCKELDFAAACAERLGVSHQIIDIREIGRHLSGSALTDEVDVPDGHYAEESMRVTVVPNRNAIMLAIAFGVAAARKADAVATAVHGGDHFIYPDCRPGFIGAFQAMQNHALEGYADVTLYAPYVNVSKADIVKDGAKNNTPFAETWSCYKGGARHCGRCGTCVERREAFHLAGVADPTDYDDPDFWIAATGGFAAEEVK from the coding sequence ATGAAGACCATCGTAATCTGCTCCGGCGGATTGGATTCCGTTTCGCTCGCGCACAAGGTCGCGGCGGAACATCAGCTTCTCGGCCTGCTGTCATTCGATTATGGCCAGAGGCATTGCAAGGAACTGGATTTCGCCGCTGCCTGCGCTGAACGTCTCGGCGTCTCTCACCAGATCATCGACATCCGTGAGATCGGCCGCCATCTAAGCGGTTCGGCGCTCACCGACGAAGTGGACGTGCCGGACGGGCACTATGCGGAAGAATCGATGAGGGTGACGGTGGTGCCTAACCGCAACGCCATCATGCTCGCCATCGCCTTCGGCGTCGCCGCCGCCCGCAAGGCCGATGCAGTGGCCACCGCCGTACATGGCGGCGACCATTTCATCTATCCCGACTGTCGGCCGGGCTTCATCGGCGCCTTTCAGGCGATGCAGAACCATGCGCTCGAGGGATATGCGGACGTCACCCTGTACGCGCCCTACGTCAATGTCTCCAAGGCCGACATCGTCAAGGACGGGGCGAAGAACAACACCCCCTTTGCCGAGACCTGGTCCTGCTACAAGGGCGGGGCGCGGCATTGCGGGCGTTGCGGCACCTGCGTCGAACGGCGCGAGGCCTTCCATCTGGCGGGTGTGGCGGATCCGACAGACTATGACGATCCGGACTTCTGGATCGCGGCCACCGGTGGCTTCGCCGCCGAGGAGGTGAAGTAA
- a CDS encoding ABC transporter ATP-binding protein codes for MSFTRFVARDGAFRRVFRFSWIHCKRQPLRLAAILGAVLLSTLADVLTPLYSGKLVDAVVSGAATDTLAWNAAISAFMMLMALSLGAIVLRHITFIGIVSLTLKMMTDIASAAFHHIQRFSSDWHANSFAGSTVRKVTRGMWALDLLNDTLLVALFPSVVMLAGSTALMAWHWPIMGVIVGLGSVAFIAVTVTLSLGYVAPMASLANSWDTKLGGALADAVSCNAVVKGFGAEQREDARLAKVLGKWEHRTRRTWTRGTVNGTVQGAMLLVLRAAVIGSALLLWARGQASAGAITFILTSFFILQGYLREVGMHIRNLQRSINDMEELVHIHSQPVGVEDRADARPIRITDGQIEFRDVTFHYGAHRAPLYDRFSVTIRAGERVGLVGHSGSGKTTFVKLIQRLHDVKAGEIRIDGQDIVGVTQASLRQQIAIVQQEPILFHRSLAENIAYGRPGATQREIEEAARLASAHDFITALPKGYGTLVGERGVKLSGGERQRVAIARAFLADAPILILDEATSSLDSESEVLIQQAMERLMMGRTTLVIAHRLSTVRALDRLLVFDRGRIVEEGDHGTLIRLKGGIYRSLFERQALELTKGLVLNDG; via the coding sequence ATGTCGTTTACTCGTTTTGTTGCGCGCGACGGCGCGTTTCGGCGCGTTTTCCGCTTCTCCTGGATCCATTGCAAAAGGCAGCCCCTGCGGCTTGCGGCCATTCTCGGCGCGGTGCTTCTTTCCACGCTCGCCGACGTGCTGACGCCGCTCTATTCCGGTAAGCTGGTCGACGCGGTCGTGTCAGGTGCTGCGACCGATACCCTCGCATGGAACGCCGCAATTTCGGCTTTTATGATGTTGATGGCTCTGTCTCTGGGCGCCATCGTCCTACGGCACATCACGTTCATCGGCATTGTCAGCCTCACCCTGAAAATGATGACCGATATCGCTTCCGCCGCGTTCCATCACATTCAGAGGTTTTCCAGTGATTGGCACGCCAACAGCTTCGCCGGTTCGACCGTCCGCAAGGTGACCCGAGGCATGTGGGCGCTGGACCTGCTCAACGACACTTTGCTGGTCGCCCTGTTTCCCTCGGTGGTCATGCTGGCGGGATCGACCGCACTAATGGCCTGGCACTGGCCCATCATGGGCGTGATCGTCGGGCTTGGCTCCGTCGCCTTCATCGCAGTGACCGTCACCTTGTCGCTCGGCTATGTGGCGCCGATGGCAAGTCTCGCCAATAGCTGGGACACCAAGCTCGGGGGCGCGCTCGCTGACGCGGTGAGCTGCAACGCCGTGGTCAAGGGGTTTGGCGCAGAGCAGCGCGAAGACGCTCGCCTCGCCAAAGTTCTCGGCAAATGGGAGCACCGCACCCGCCGTACCTGGACGCGCGGTACGGTTAACGGCACGGTACAAGGCGCGATGCTGCTCGTGTTGCGCGCGGCGGTGATCGGTTCTGCCTTGCTGCTATGGGCGAGGGGGCAGGCGAGCGCCGGCGCCATCACTTTCATCCTCACGTCCTTTTTCATCCTGCAGGGCTACCTGCGGGAAGTAGGCATGCACATCCGCAATCTGCAGCGCTCGATCAACGATATGGAGGAACTCGTCCATATCCACAGCCAGCCGGTCGGCGTCGAGGATCGAGCCGATGCCAGGCCGATCCGTATCACCGACGGTCAGATCGAGTTCCGCGACGTGACTTTCCACTACGGGGCGCACCGCGCACCGCTTTATGATCGTTTCTCGGTGACCATTCGTGCCGGCGAACGTGTCGGCCTCGTCGGGCATTCCGGCTCGGGCAAGACGACCTTCGTCAAGCTGATCCAGCGTCTGCACGACGTGAAGGCGGGCGAGATCCGGATCGACGGACAGGATATCGTCGGCGTGACGCAGGCGTCGCTGCGCCAGCAGATCGCCATCGTGCAGCAGGAGCCGATCCTGTTTCACCGGTCGCTTGCGGAAAACATCGCCTATGGCCGGCCGGGCGCGACACAGCGCGAGATCGAGGAAGCTGCAAGACTTGCGAGCGCGCATGATTTCATCACGGCATTGCCGAAAGGCTATGGAACCCTGGTGGGAGAGCGCGGCGTCAAGCTTTCGGGGGGCGAACGCCAGCGTGTCGCCATCGCCCGAGCTTTCCTTGCGGACGCACCGATCCTCATTCTGGACGAGGCAACGTCGAGCCTCGACTCTGAATCGGAGGTGCTGATCCAGCAGGCGATGGAGCGGCTCATGATGGGTCGCACCACACTTGTGATCGCCCACCGGCTGTCCACCGTGCGGGCGCTCGATCGGCTGTTGGTCTTCGATCGGGGCCGCATCGTGGAAGAAGGCGACCATGGTACGCTTATTCGCCTGAAGGGCGGCATCTATCGCAGCCTGTTCGAACGGCAGGCGCTGGAACTGACCAAGGGCCTCGTCCTCAACGACGGTTGA
- the galE gene encoding UDP-glucose 4-epimerase GalE, which produces MQNNNILVVGGAGYIGSHTCLQLAEKGYRPIVYDNLSNGHEEFVKWGVLEKGDIRDRQRLDEVLAHHQPRAILHFAAMIEVGESVKDPAAFYDNNVIGTLTLLSAALAAGIDAFVFSSTCATYGLPDSVPMDESHKQAPINPYGRTKWICEQALKDYGLYKGMRSVILRYFNAAGADFEGRIGEWHEPETHAIPLAIEAALGRREGFKVFGTDYDTRDGTCVRDYIHVLDLADAHVRAVDYLLDGGKSVELNLGTGTGTTVKELLSAIEKVAKRPFNVGYAGRREGDSTTLVANNDKAREVLGWEPQYNLAAITESAWNWHSRRNQGA; this is translated from the coding sequence GTGCAGAACAACAATATTCTCGTCGTCGGTGGTGCCGGCTATATCGGTTCCCATACCTGCCTCCAACTTGCTGAAAAGGGTTATCGGCCGATCGTTTACGACAACCTCTCGAATGGCCACGAGGAGTTCGTCAAATGGGGCGTGCTTGAAAAGGGGGACATCCGCGACCGGCAGCGTCTCGACGAGGTCCTGGCGCACCATCAGCCGCGCGCCATCCTGCATTTTGCGGCCATGATCGAGGTCGGCGAATCCGTGAAGGACCCGGCCGCCTTCTACGACAACAATGTGATCGGCACGCTGACCCTGCTGTCGGCAGCACTCGCAGCCGGGATCGACGCCTTCGTGTTCTCGTCCACCTGCGCGACCTATGGTCTGCCAGACAGCGTGCCCATGGACGAAAGCCACAAACAGGCGCCGATCAACCCCTATGGCCGGACGAAATGGATTTGCGAGCAAGCACTGAAGGATTACGGCCTCTATAAGGGCATGCGCTCCGTCATCCTGCGCTACTTCAATGCCGCAGGCGCCGATTTCGAGGGCCGCATCGGTGAATGGCACGAACCGGAGACCCACGCGATACCGCTGGCGATCGAAGCGGCGCTCGGTCGGCGGGAGGGCTTCAAGGTGTTCGGAACCGATTACGACACCCGCGACGGGACCTGCGTGCGCGACTATATCCATGTCCTCGATCTTGCGGACGCGCATGTGCGTGCAGTCGACTATCTCCTCGACGGCGGTAAGAGCGTCGAGCTCAACCTTGGAACCGGTACCGGAACAACGGTCAAGGAACTGCTGAGCGCGATCGAAAAGGTGGCCAAACGGCCGTTCAATGTCGGCTATGCCGGACGACGCGAAGGCGACTCGACGACGCTTGTCGCCAACAACGACAAGGCCCGCGAGGTGCTTGGCTGGGAGCCGCAATACAATCTCGCGGCAATCACCGAGTCGGCCTGGAACTGGCATTCACGCAGAAATCAGGGCGCGTGA
- a CDS encoding acyltransferase family protein, translating to MKTIHVIQYLRAAAALAVVLFHAAEKTGHHFAIGAAGVDIFFVISGFIMWVVSDRRPLTPARFIADRIRRIVPVYWLATAIMVAGALAGLFPNMVLTLKHLLASLFFVPVRSPSNGEIWPVLVQGWTLNFEMLFYAVFAISLLLPRSSRLPAIGSLFLLLVAAGLAIRFDNAVMLNYTRPVILEFVAGMIVGEFWLRGRVPSVTIGSALIGCSVGGFALIALLRLPFDELTTGPLAVLLVVGALSLEAHGRVRALTLPNLLGNASYSIYLWHTFAISVVAKMGFALGLDPLISMAVAVLSGTLVGIAGYAMLERPLLQRGRAQPAVPGLVGRAGE from the coding sequence GTGAAGACGATCCACGTAATTCAGTATCTCCGCGCGGCAGCGGCACTAGCCGTGGTTCTGTTCCATGCCGCAGAAAAGACCGGACATCATTTTGCGATCGGCGCGGCCGGTGTTGATATTTTCTTCGTCATCAGCGGCTTCATCATGTGGGTTGTCAGCGATCGTCGGCCGCTGACGCCGGCGAGATTCATTGCCGACCGCATCCGCCGGATCGTGCCTGTCTATTGGCTCGCGACGGCTATCATGGTTGCCGGCGCGCTCGCGGGACTGTTTCCCAACATGGTTCTGACCTTGAAACATCTGCTCGCGTCGCTTTTCTTCGTTCCGGTTCGATCTCCGAGCAATGGCGAAATCTGGCCTGTTCTCGTGCAGGGTTGGACGCTCAATTTCGAGATGCTGTTCTACGCGGTGTTCGCGATCTCGCTGCTACTGCCGCGAAGCTCGCGCCTGCCGGCAATCGGCAGTCTGTTCCTCTTGCTCGTGGCAGCGGGCCTGGCCATCCGCTTCGACAATGCCGTGATGCTCAACTATACGCGGCCGGTCATTCTTGAATTCGTCGCGGGCATGATCGTCGGTGAGTTCTGGCTGAGGGGCAGGGTGCCTTCGGTGACCATCGGTTCTGCGCTGATTGGCTGTTCCGTCGGCGGCTTTGCTCTTATCGCTCTCCTGCGCCTGCCATTCGACGAGTTGACGACAGGCCCGCTGGCCGTGCTGCTCGTCGTCGGCGCGCTTTCGCTGGAGGCGCACGGCCGCGTCCGGGCGTTGACATTACCGAACCTTCTCGGCAACGCATCCTATTCGATCTACCTCTGGCACACTTTTGCGATTTCGGTGGTCGCCAAGATGGGTTTTGCGTTGGGTCTCGATCCACTGATATCAATGGCCGTAGCCGTGCTTTCGGGAACGCTTGTCGGGATCGCCGGCTATGCGATGCTGGAGCGCCCGCTGCTGCAGCGCGGGCGCGCTCAGCCAGCCGTACCCGGCCTTGTTGGCCGCGCAGGCGAATAG
- a CDS encoding O-antigen ligase family protein has translation MRISKASLISPGANELYGIAAVALSLFVFAYSTRFGPISILLYYGLWLPLVAVDYRRVLGSYSKYLWIFAFAVFACVSLFWSAAPSITLRAGIQYLSHIICALIAMRTIDIRTLARGAIVGVAIVLVYSLLFGVYHYDPLDGTYSFVGAFASKNQLGFYASLGIYFAFVSVFTLGERGIWRAAAGVSGAIAAYSLLASQSATSVLTTVAIIGLCLGMRLISALRPASRKSLFLGAAVFGSVAAVAMIYAGGIDLILGAFGKDSTLTGRTYLWQQGIEAAKASPIFGLGYQAYWVQGFSEAERLWEEFYITARGGFHFHNTFIEAAVETGLVGLVLLSTLLLIAVFGNLKRLLFLDRDPEAFVLFGVAMLLFIRAFVEIDIMNPYHVGSFLLYFTAGKLTLPRRRIVAPQLWPVMGRPVTYEARVSG, from the coding sequence ATGAGAATATCGAAGGCGAGCCTGATCAGCCCCGGGGCCAATGAGCTGTACGGCATTGCGGCCGTCGCCCTGTCGCTTTTCGTCTTCGCCTATTCGACCCGCTTCGGCCCGATTTCCATTCTGCTTTACTACGGCCTGTGGCTTCCCCTCGTCGCGGTCGACTATCGTAGGGTCCTCGGCAGTTACAGCAAATATCTCTGGATATTTGCCTTCGCCGTGTTTGCCTGCGTTAGCCTCTTCTGGTCGGCGGCGCCCTCGATAACGCTAAGAGCTGGCATCCAATACCTAAGTCACATCATCTGTGCGCTGATCGCCATGCGGACAATCGACATACGTACCTTGGCGCGGGGTGCCATTGTCGGCGTCGCCATTGTGCTCGTCTATTCGCTGCTGTTCGGCGTCTATCATTACGATCCGCTTGACGGCACATACAGCTTCGTTGGCGCATTTGCCTCGAAGAACCAATTGGGCTTCTATGCCTCGCTTGGCATCTATTTCGCTTTCGTGTCCGTCTTCACGCTCGGTGAGCGGGGCATCTGGCGGGCGGCGGCAGGCGTTTCCGGGGCGATCGCCGCCTATTCGCTGCTCGCCTCGCAATCGGCGACATCGGTGCTGACGACCGTCGCGATCATCGGGCTCTGCCTCGGCATGCGCTTGATATCGGCACTGCGCCCCGCCAGCCGCAAGAGCCTCTTCCTCGGCGCCGCGGTATTCGGCAGCGTGGCCGCGGTAGCGATGATCTATGCCGGCGGCATCGATCTGATCCTCGGCGCGTTCGGCAAGGATTCGACGCTCACCGGGCGCACCTATCTGTGGCAACAGGGCATAGAGGCGGCAAAGGCTTCGCCCATCTTCGGCCTCGGTTACCAGGCCTATTGGGTCCAGGGCTTCTCCGAGGCGGAGCGCCTATGGGAAGAATTCTATATCACTGCCCGCGGCGGCTTCCATTTTCATAACACCTTCATCGAGGCCGCCGTCGAAACAGGACTTGTCGGCCTTGTGTTGCTGAGCACGCTGTTGCTTATCGCGGTTTTCGGCAACCTGAAGCGGCTGCTTTTCCTGGACCGCGATCCTGAAGCCTTCGTGCTCTTCGGCGTCGCGATGCTCCTCTTCATTCGCGCTTTCGTCGAAATCGATATTATGAACCCTTATCATGTCGGGTCCTTCCTGCTGTATTTCACCGCCGGAAAACTGACGCTCCCGCGTCGCCGGATCGTCGCGCCTCAGCTATGGCCGGTAATGGGCCGGCCGGTCACCTACGAGGCCCGCGTCAGCGGATGA
- a CDS encoding polysaccharide biosynthesis/export family protein: MQSIRISGKSAGSRKLTYFARIAIIAIMTASGPVLARADEYRLGVMDKLRVRVAEWQTAEGAVRDWSAVSGEYTVGASGNVSLPFVGDLPVSGRTTAEVAEEIGIKMQKLFGLRDRPSASVEMAQYRPVYLYGEVETPGEYPYAPNLTVLKAVSLGGGLRRAENGQRFARDYINASGDSAVHVSERSRLLIRRARLQAEIAKRDKITLPEELKDFPGVDKLLASEEALMESRDKRQQRQLAALADLKSLLQGEIESLAKKSETQARQLELVMEDRDKVDSLAEKGLALSQRKLALEQRVADVQSSLLDIDTASLKAKQDMSKATQDETNLRNDWDAQLAQELQNTEAELDTLTLKLGTSRDLMTEALAQSAEAAQLQEQSASITYSIIREKDGKPTEIAGDENTPVLPGDVIKVTAAPAMR; the protein is encoded by the coding sequence ATGCAATCCATCAGAATTTCAGGGAAGTCCGCCGGTTCCCGCAAGCTTACCTATTTCGCCCGCATCGCGATCATCGCGATCATGACCGCCTCCGGGCCGGTCCTCGCCCGGGCAGATGAGTATCGGCTCGGCGTCATGGACAAGCTCCGCGTTCGCGTCGCCGAGTGGCAGACAGCCGAGGGCGCCGTCCGCGACTGGTCTGCCGTCAGCGGCGAATACACGGTAGGCGCGTCCGGCAACGTTTCCTTGCCCTTCGTAGGCGATCTGCCCGTCTCGGGCAGGACGACGGCGGAGGTCGCCGAAGAGATCGGCATAAAGATGCAGAAGCTCTTTGGTCTACGGGACAGACCTTCCGCGTCGGTCGAAATGGCCCAGTACCGCCCTGTCTATCTCTACGGAGAGGTGGAGACGCCCGGCGAATACCCCTACGCGCCCAACCTGACGGTGCTTAAAGCCGTCAGCCTGGGAGGAGGTTTGCGGCGAGCCGAGAACGGTCAACGCTTTGCTCGGGACTATATCAATGCGAGCGGCGATTCCGCGGTGCATGTTTCCGAGCGCAGCCGGCTGCTCATTCGTCGTGCCCGGCTCCAGGCGGAAATCGCGAAACGCGACAAGATCACCTTGCCTGAAGAGCTGAAAGACTTCCCCGGCGTCGACAAGCTGCTTGCCAGCGAGGAGGCGCTGATGGAATCGCGCGACAAGCGGCAGCAACGCCAGTTGGCTGCTCTCGCCGATCTCAAATCCCTTCTTCAAGGCGAAATAGAATCGCTTGCGAAGAAATCCGAGACGCAAGCACGCCAGCTTGAGCTCGTCATGGAGGATCGCGACAAGGTCGACAGCCTAGCGGAAAAAGGGTTGGCTCTCAGCCAGCGCAAGCTTGCGCTTGAGCAAAGGGTGGCTGATGTGCAGTCGTCACTGCTCGACATCGACACCGCCTCGCTCAAGGCAAAACAGGACATGAGCAAGGCGACGCAGGACGAGACCAATCTTCGCAATGACTGGGACGCGCAGCTCGCCCAGGAACTGCAGAACACCGAAGCCGAACTCGACACGCTGACGCTGAAGCTCGGCACCAGCCGTGACCTGATGACCGAAGCCCTGGCACAGTCGGCAGAGGCGGCCCAGTTGCAAGAGCAAAGCGCGAGCATCACCTATTCGATCATTCGCGAAAAAGACGGAAAGCCGACCGAGATTGCGGGGGACGAGAACACTCCAGTGCTGCCCGGAGACGTCATCAAGGTGACCGCTGCACCGGCGATGCGGTGA
- a CDS encoding sugar transferase gives MKSATRSASSPFFITEETGVFRPIGGISKRSFDVLAASLALVLFSPLFLLIMALVRFSDGGSVFYGHRRIGHNGQAFKCLKFRTMMENGDRVLQEYFKANPAAYEEWRATRKLQHDPRVTAIGSVLRKLSLDELPQLLNIIRGEMSIVGPRPVVEDELELYDQAAVYYLRSRPGLTGLWQISGRNDVSYAARVAFDTQYVQNWSLLADLVIVARTIPAVCFSRGSY, from the coding sequence ATGAAGTCCGCGACTCGCTCGGCCAGTTCGCCGTTTTTTATCACCGAAGAGACCGGAGTATTCCGGCCGATAGGGGGAATATCAAAACGAAGTTTCGACGTGCTCGCCGCCTCTCTGGCGCTCGTCCTCTTCAGCCCGCTCTTCCTGCTCATCATGGCGCTCGTGAGGTTTTCCGACGGCGGCAGCGTTTTCTATGGACATCGTCGCATCGGGCATAACGGTCAGGCTTTCAAGTGCCTGAAGTTCCGCACGATGATGGAAAACGGCGATCGGGTGCTGCAAGAGTATTTCAAGGCAAATCCCGCCGCCTATGAAGAATGGCGCGCGACGCGCAAGCTTCAGCACGATCCGCGCGTAACCGCGATCGGCAGCGTTCTTCGCAAGCTCAGCCTCGACGAGCTGCCGCAACTGCTCAACATCATTCGCGGCGAAATGAGTATCGTTGGTCCGAGACCGGTGGTCGAAGACGAACTCGAGCTCTATGATCAGGCTGCAGTCTACTACCTGCGCTCGCGCCCCGGCCTTACCGGCCTTTGGCAGATCAGCGGCCGCAACGATGTGTCCTACGCCGCCAGGGTGGCTTTCGACACGCAATATGTTCAGAACTGGTCGCTCCTTGCCGACCTTGTTATTGTCGCCCGAACAATCCCCGCCGTCTGCTTCTCCCGCGGCAGCTACTGA
- a CDS encoding exopolysaccharide production repressor protein: MFAPRFLVSMIGALAVFAIATYLLNGSLASTALQTLICAVLMQVGYFLAVLFLVWKEARDRRKLEPSKVPVVVEPANDDNQPGKVRLRGLNRPRHFNF, translated from the coding sequence ATGTTCGCACCACGCTTCCTTGTAAGCATGATTGGCGCTCTGGCAGTGTTCGCCATCGCGACCTACCTCCTCAATGGTTCACTGGCTTCTACGGCATTACAGACCTTGATCTGCGCCGTGCTCATGCAAGTCGGGTACTTCCTCGCTGTCCTTTTTCTCGTTTGGAAAGAGGCCCGCGATCGCCGCAAGCTCGAGCCCAGTAAGGTGCCGGTAGTCGTCGAGCCAGCGAACGACGACAATCAACCCGGCAAGGTTCGCCTCCGCGGACTGAACCGGCCGCGGCATTTCAATTTCTGA
- a CDS encoding glycosyltransferase family 2 protein translates to MTAAARTNVCIIIAAKNAADTITIAIASALAEPEAAEVVVIDDGSTDDTATVARAADDGTGRLNVVRFEENRGPAAARNHAISISQSPLLGVLDADDFFFPGRLRQLLSEDGWDFIADNIAFIDAAQAASAHGKIGRFTPSPRLIDLVGFVEGNISRRGVRRGEIGFLKPLMRRTFLDQHGLRYNEMLRLGEDYDLYTRALAKGARYKIIHSCGYAAVVRGDSLSGSHRTIDLKRLYEADRAILAESRLSREAEAVIRWHERHIRDRYELRYFLDLKNNEGFKNAIAYALTHPGALPAIVGGILADKTERFRRPRSPAPVALGGTGDVRYLLEGFAMERGE, encoded by the coding sequence ATGACCGCAGCCGCGCGGACGAATGTCTGCATTATCATTGCCGCAAAAAACGCCGCCGACACGATCACCATCGCAATTGCCTCGGCTCTTGCCGAGCCGGAAGCGGCGGAAGTCGTCGTCATCGATGACGGCTCGACCGACGATACAGCTACCGTCGCGCGCGCTGCCGATGACGGGACCGGCCGGCTGAATGTCGTTCGCTTCGAAGAAAACCGCGGCCCTGCGGCGGCGCGCAATCATGCGATCTCGATTTCGCAATCGCCGCTTCTCGGCGTACTAGACGCCGACGATTTCTTTTTTCCCGGTCGGCTGCGGCAACTGCTATCTGAGGACGGCTGGGATTTCATCGCCGACAACATCGCCTTCATCGATGCCGCTCAAGCCGCAAGCGCCCATGGCAAGATCGGTCGCTTCACGCCAAGTCCCCGCCTGATCGATCTTGTCGGCTTCGTCGAGGGAAACATCTCGCGGCGCGGAGTGCGGCGCGGTGAAATCGGCTTTTTAAAACCGCTTATGCGGCGCACTTTCCTCGATCAACATGGGCTTCGCTACAACGAGATGCTGCGCCTTGGTGAAGACTACGACCTCTATACCCGGGCGTTAGCGAAGGGTGCCCGCTACAAGATTATTCACAGTTGCGGTTACGCCGCCGTTGTTCGAGGCGATTCGCTGAGCGGCAGCCACCGAACGATCGACCTGAAACGTCTCTACGAGGCCGATCGTGCGATCCTCGCCGAGAGCCGCCTGAGCCGCGAGGCGGAGGCCGTCATACGCTGGCACGAACGCCATATTCGGGACCGCTACGAGTTGCGGTACTTTCTCGATCTTAAGAACAATGAAGGTTTCAAGAACGCGATCGCTTATGCCTTGACTCACCCGGGCGCCCTTCCCGCCATCGTGGGCGGAATCCTTGCCGACAAGACCGAGCGTTTCCGACGCCCCCGCTCGCCGGCCCCGGTCGCGCTCGGGGGCACGGGTGACGTACGCTATCTGCTCGAAGGATTCGCGATGGAGCGGGGCGAATAA
- a CDS encoding thermonuclease family protein: MLLVANGAEAAEPIVGPASTIDGDTIEIAGERIQLNGVDAPEDWQVCLDETGADYRCGKEATLALEAFLSASRPTRCEFAGRDRYRRFIGTCFRADGRDVNRWLVETGNAIDWERYSNGLYASAQEMARSARAGIWRGQTDRSCPVRAGRVNGKPIC, translated from the coding sequence ATGCTTTTAGTCGCCAACGGCGCCGAGGCGGCCGAACCGATCGTCGGACCTGCGTCCACCATCGACGGAGATACTATTGAAATTGCCGGCGAACGCATCCAACTTAACGGTGTGGACGCGCCGGAGGATTGGCAAGTCTGTCTGGATGAAACAGGGGCGGATTACCGGTGCGGTAAGGAAGCGACCTTGGCCTTGGAGGCTTTCCTGTCGGCGTCCCGCCCGACCCGGTGCGAATTTGCCGGGCGCGACCGTTATCGCCGTTTTATCGGCACGTGCTTTCGGGCTGACGGGAGAGATGTGAACCGCTGGCTTGTCGAGACCGGCAATGCTATCGACTGGGAAAGATACAGCAACGGCCTGTATGCCTCAGCGCAGGAAATGGCGAGATCGGCCAGGGCCGGCATATGGCGTGGTCAGACCGACCGATCCTGCCCGGTACGCGCCGGACGCGTGAATGGAAAACCGATCTGTTGA
- a CDS encoding glycoside hydrolase family 16 protein, translating into MKSDRYGRLSRLALIAMLPLAAAGAAAAQEGANGTSFMDDFDKLDTRVWFVSDGWNNGPHQNCTWSKKQVKIANGILELTFQDRKEGERNFVCGEIQTRKRFGYGTYEARIKTADGSGLNSAFFTYIGPADKKPHDEIDFEVLGKNTAKVQINQYVSAKGGNEYLADVPGGANQGFNDYAFVWEKDRLRYYVNGELVHEVTDPAKIPVNAQKIFFSLWGTDKLSDWMGTFSYKEPTKLQVDRVAFTAAGDECQFAESVACRPELSGN; encoded by the coding sequence ATGAAATCCGATCGTTATGGCCGCTTAAGTCGCCTCGCCCTCATCGCAATGCTTCCTCTCGCTGCAGCCGGAGCCGCGGCGGCACAAGAGGGCGCCAATGGCACCTCCTTCATGGATGATTTCGATAAGCTCGATACCCGAGTCTGGTTTGTCTCGGATGGGTGGAACAATGGTCCGCACCAGAATTGCACCTGGTCGAAGAAGCAGGTGAAGATTGCAAACGGCATTTTGGAACTGACCTTTCAGGATCGAAAGGAAGGCGAGCGGAATTTCGTTTGCGGTGAAATCCAGACACGCAAACGTTTCGGCTATGGCACCTATGAGGCAAGGATCAAGACCGCAGACGGCTCCGGGCTGAATTCAGCCTTCTTCACCTATATCGGTCCGGCCGACAAGAAACCGCACGACGAGATCGATTTCGAGGTGCTCGGTAAGAACACCGCAAAGGTGCAAATCAATCAATATGTCTCCGCGAAGGGCGGCAACGAGTATCTCGCCGATGTTCCAGGCGGCGCGAACCAGGGTTTTAATGATTACGCCTTCGTCTGGGAGAAGGACCGGCTGCGCTATTATGTCAACGGCGAGTTGGTCCACGAAGTTACGGATCCCGCGAAAATACCGGTCAATGCACAAAAGATCTTCTTCAGCCTCTGGGGAACGGACAAGCTTTCGGACTGGATGGGAACCTTCTCATACAAGGAGCCGACGAAGCTGCAGGTGGATCGCGTCGCTTTCACGGCTGCCGGCGACGAGTGCCAATTCGCCGAGTCAGTGGCCTGCCGCCCTGAACTGAGCGGAAACTGA